In Scylla paramamosain isolate STU-SP2022 chromosome 8, ASM3559412v1, whole genome shotgun sequence, the sequence GTTTTGGACTTTCATTAGTGATCATGAAAATGTAAGAGTAGTAATAACTGTACTATAATACTTTTCACTTTTAACATAATGATACATTCATCTAATACCATCCATGGGCCATTGGCAATAATATGCTTACTGAAGTACAAGAAAGGCCTGGATTATGGACACTCACTGATAAGATTGTATACCAAAAGAATAAGGTGAAGAGAAACCCTGTTTTACATTACCAGTATCTTAgccaaatgtgtgtgttttggcaaCCCTTCCCCTTCACATGGGATGTCAGgcagttgtataaatatttttttctcggtAAATTTAAAGTAAAAGTAGGAACAGTTGGGCTTTACTAATTAATAGTTAATTGTATAGATTCAAATAAGTTCAAGTGGAGCCCAAGTGTGCGCATATTTCTTTAAAACTCATTAAATGCCCTATAATTTATATACCAATCTGACAAGGGACAAGATTTTCATAGACATGTTGGCTTcaataaatattaagaaaattttATCTTCATGTTATGAAATACTTAAGATTATTTAAAATCAGTGTTCTTGTTTCTAATTGTTATGTGCAGAGGGCTATATGAAGTGTCACACTGTCCTCCAAGTTTTGTTTGGCAGCATCTACACTAACATGTCTTATTAAAACAGGACTACTCTTCAAATCATCATTACATATATACttaatttaattaataataTGAAGATGTATCTCTTTGGTATGTCATAGTGCTGTAATATATATTTCCAATGTTCAGTTGAAAGTTTTAACATATAATTTGCCCTTTTGTTAAATTTTGGTAAAAGACAATGCCAacttatggaaaataaaaaaaaatattaaagacttGTTAGTGAGATTAAGCAAACATGAGACATGAACCTTCATTTGATAGTGATGTCATTAAGTGATGTTTAGCTGTTGAAACAGCTTAACCTTgttattatataattattatattaacTCATCAATTTTTAATGAACCATGTAAATAAgagcagataaataaatgtctGCTAGGCATCTTGTCTTGGGCACTTGGTGGCAGTTGGTAAGGCTATGATGAGACATTCATAACTGCATTTCTTAATAAATTTATATAATTACATCTTGATTATAATACTATATTGTAAAATGCTATAGGATTAAACAGTTCAAAGAAttcacacatatacacactgaAAGTCATCACTGCAACCATCAGTCCACCAGTGAATGTCTCTACAGTAGAAACTTGCCAGGGTTAACCACTGGGTAAAACTTTGACAACTGTGACAACACTTCATGTGACTGATAATATAGTAGTGTATGTGAAACTCAATCTTTCAGATATTATACTGGGTGTAAGAACATGATCTCTagtgaaacaggaagagaggagaaccTCAAGATTAGAACATGCAAGGAAGGAATACAAGGATAGATATGTGTGTTAATGGGAGTTTTATATTAGTAGAGAGgacatgtaaacacacacacacagagagagagagagagagagagagagagagagagagagagagagagagagagagagagagagagagagagagagagagagagagagagagagagagagagagagaaactgtttaTAGCTCTAAAGGAGCTTGAATCATATCAAGACCAAGCACACACCAGGAAACATTATTTGGAAACAATGTTTTCAAACTGCTTCTCAAATGTTTTCCAAATACTTGCAAGCATTTGAGAGACAGTTTtcatggatggatagatgagtgGACAGATGagtgaatagatggatggatgaaaacATGGTTTCCAAACTTTTCTAAATATTTCTCAAatagtggatagatggatggatgaaaacATGGTTTCCAAACTTTTCTAAATATTTCTCAAATATTTTCCAAGTGTTTGCAAACAGTTTTCAAAAGTGAGGGAAATGTACTTCTTAAGGAGTAACACCTTTTTTTATGATCAAGTAATATTCATGAATTCATAACTAAAGTTGAGAGAGAATGGATATGGAAAAATGACAACACAAACTAAACTTAAATCCAGTACACTACATTCATCTAAATACAACTATGCAAACACACCAagatacacatatacacactcaAAGCTACAACTGCTGTCTTGTCAGCTactgtgttttggtatgttttcaatttattctgtttatctaaTATCTATCCCATGGTGTATTAAAACAATGATGCAGGACAGTAAGCAGTAAATCTCAATATTACTAATATAAGTAAATCAATATTAGTAAAGTAAATGTTAATTACTGAGCTTTTGATataatgaaaattatgaaaaagctATAAAACCAATTTATTCAGTTTTTGACAAGTTAGGTGCAGAAAACCAGAACACCAAGACTCTACATAGGGACAGGGTAGATGAAATGTTGCTACAAAAGGGGAGGGCAATAACCACACAAACTGTTCTACAGGGAACGGTCAGGTTCTAAGTAGCTGATGTTCATGAAGAATTCATGAACTGAAAATTTGAATAATTACCTAAACTGCATGCATCATCATGAAAAGTGAAGGTGCCCAGTTTCTCCCACTCTCTATTTTTATCATCCTTGAGTGAGAGATTATTCTTGATGGTGACACCATTATTTAAATTACCATTTTCAAGTAGGTTGGGTTGTGATTTGCTCACCGACTGGTAAGCATAAACAGGATTGTCAAAGTGGTGTTGGTCTGAAAAGAAAGATCAAACATCAATGTTATCAGTGTTCCTAGTTCATAATAATGCAGATTTAAATACCAAATAGTAGTTTTGATAAGATAATAGAAAAGGCTACACATGCATTACCTAACTATGTAACTTTCTAAACATGAGACATATGCATGTATTTACATATttaaattttattaaaatttaaaTAAGAATTTTTGATAAACAAAATGCTGAAGTGCCCTTAAAGTTCACAATGCTCTGTGTATCAGATGTTTACAAATTTACAGTTTAACATATTGAGTTTGAAAAAGTTTACATTATCATTTCTGTCTTGAGTGTCGGATTATTGTTACTGATGTGTAAGAGCAGTATTTGCAAACAACAGAGCACTCAGATTCTGGTCCTGATATTGGAAGGTTTGCTTACTGCAAAGAGAAACACttagtttgttttgttctttgtcAAGTAAAATATCCAGGGAGAAGGGTTTGTAAGACTTGGCCCTCATCCTTTCTGGTCAGTCTGCCTAGTGCCTTTATCCTTTTTGTTACCTTAAATAAGGAGGGTGTGGAAGAGTTTTACAGCAAAATTTGAATAGAACTAAGCAGCTCTTGATGAGCTGGAGCATTATTGTAGCTTGATCaacactcttatttttttccaaaatgcTTTTGAATTTCCAGTGACTGTCATTCCTTCTAGAAACTCAAATTGAATGATTCCTTTCAACTCCCAGAAAATTGTGGCTATAGCATTCTGAGCTACAGGCAGGCCCTGTCTGAAGTATGTATACTgtatctgtctaatcttttaaagcccCCTAATGACTCGACCTGACTACTAAATCTATTCAATTCATCTGTTTGAGAACTAATAGTAGTACAGTGATGATGTGATCTCTTGAACACTAGAACTGTCAACTGGTACATGTGTTTCCTATTATCACCCTGCCACCCACACTAATCAAATAACCCAAGGTACAGGCAACATGCCATGCTCATCCTCATTAGCTTTGGTATTTCTCTTTCTAATGTTGTGTGCGAATTTTCATTATAATGGTTTCTTAgataaagagatgaagggagatcCCCACAGTTGGTCTACCTGTGTGCAGTTAATGCAAATGAATGAGTTAAGTGATCTTGGAAATTTTTGGGTTAGTGGTATGGTTCATTGAAATGTCAGAAAAACCTGGTGTGTAAGTTGAAAGGCCAATGTTGTCCCTCCAGAACATTTATGAATAAGCAGCATTAACTGTTAAATTGATTGTAATAATACAACCCATCTCTACCCAAAAATAAGACACTAATGAACTCAAAATCAAACTGTTTTCCTGTGTAATGGAGATAACAGATTTATCTACTTTATACCTACTCCACCCATCTCATGTCTTTCCTTCCATGCTTTACATGCTTGTACATAACTGAACTAGATACTTAGATTAATGTTCTTTCTCAATTTTTCTTAAACTCAGAACCTTTCAGTTGTGGGCTGAGTGTGCTGACCAGAAAGTTACATTACTAGGCTACTTCTTACTTGATATAGATACAAACTTTTGGTTACTTGTATTTCTTTCCAGAGATTAAAACATCTTCACTCCTAACAATCCTGAACATGAAACTATTTAATAACACaatattttgtctttcatcCACTCTTGTAAAAAAGTGCAGTTGGATCGGTTACAGTAACTGAATACATGTTTATGagtaagaaaatggaaggaaatactGATGTACAGTACTGGAGATAATAACAAGAGTCATGCCCATTATCAAGTAAACCATTATACTAGTGCCTTTGCTAAGAGCAGATAAGAGTTCCCATGTAACTTACAAATCACAAATTAGTATGGCTACCACACCATTTCTGTTTCTCAAGACAAACATTCATGTGATGCACAGGCTGATGAGCTACGTATTGTTTGATGCATTACAAACTGACATGCTTCATGAGGATAACACTTAACTAAAGCACAGTACTATAAATCTATGCTTTTGTATACTGATCTAAATTACATttcataaaaaaatggaaacattcaAATAGGTATATTCTATTCTATAAGTAGAATTAACTAATATGGCCAAACAATAGATTAGAACTGCCAATCTGCAAACCATCTgttcttaaatattttcttttattgaaaACTAAAAGCAATTTTAAGATTGATAAATTGCAGTACCTGCTATTGAACTCCACCTTTTTGCTACAGGTTGTCCTTAAAGTAAAGTAAGATGTAAATAGTTAGTGGTGATTGACTAATggtacatataaaaaaatagcatgtcCCACACATGACAAGTAAGAGGTTACAAATTTTTGGAATATATGAAATTTTCCTGAGCATCAAGCTTTGTTttatttgaaaaagaaaaaggaaaagccaAAAACTATAACTTCAGATGCCATAGGGTTAGTTCTACTCTGTAAAGCTTAAAAACCAATTTTTTGGTACATCGAGGGAAAATAATGCAAAGGGGAGATACAACACTGTGTGCAGCTAATGTCTGTACCACAATGTTGAGTAACCATCAAAAGAAGGTTAAATATAAAGTGGGGGAATCTCACCAGACTTTTGTGAAAGCTTAGTAGAAGAAGAACGTAGCTTTGCACTGTCTCGGTTCTCAGAAGGCCTGGGACGTTCTAAAGTGAGTAAACATGCAAAGCAAAAGTTAGAGTGAAAATATATCACTGGAAAGTTATAAATGAAAGTGGACTAAAGTTAATGTGAAAAGCAATTTCTTGAAATGCTGACATGGAGGTACAAACTTGAAAAGGGAAGCTGTATTATGAAAATTCAAGCTTTCATTCAAGAAATTATCATTACAAAACGTTTCCTTTGTATTGATTGTTATACAATACAATTGATTGTTATATATACTTTTACATATTTGTAAGAAAACAGTTCCTAACTTTGTCTTTATTAATCTCCCTGTATATTAAACTGTTACTCCATGTCAACAAACTGTTAAACCTATCACAAACTTTtacaaaaacacattttatcATCATTGGGATCCTTAAGATCTGTGCAGATGCCTGAAAATTCTGGTTAATGGCCAGAACTGTGGGCTGAGGAGAGCAGCAAtattatatatttccttttctgcAAAAATTATCTCATCTTAGTGTGCTGTATTTTTCATATGATTGAACTAAAACCAAAATAGGAATTTTCCAATAGTgtggtatttttcatgcataacAAAACTTTAATATGGTTTGAATTTCATCTGTGCCTTGCATACTGTAACTGATCTCACACATTCTTTGTTCTCCCGAAGGTAGATTACCCTCTGGCATGACCTTgaaaaggtgagggaaggtgctTTACAAAGGGAAATGAAGCTGTGCTGGTGGATAGAAACCAGTTTGCTTGAAAGGTGTAGGATGAAGGGTAAAGTCTGTGAAATAGCTGCAAATGTTTTAGGCAAGGTAGGAAGCAGCTAGGTTCTCTGAGGCAAGATGGCACTTAGTATGTGAGGTAGCATGTCTAGCCTTCCTACAGATGAGACTTCATAAGTGAATATTGTGGAGGATAATCATTATGCAAAAATTGTCTATAGTGTCTATGAACATTTTTGTGCAAACTAAAAATAAGCAAAGCTTAAGGtatcccattattattattatcaatttttGTTAAAAGCATTAATACAACTGATGCTTTTCTATAAGCGGGCATGGTTTATAAAATGTTTTCTTCATGGTGTGGTTCTTACCTGTAGCTGCTGGATCAGCAATGTACTGCACCACCGCTAACTCACGCTTCAGACGCACCAGTCGCCGCCTGAAACACCATATGATTCTGTTCCACAAAGAACTCAGAAAGACTTTCAACTACCATTACTGGCCTAATTTTAACTATGATGTaactaatttaattttctttttatatagtAATATCATCATTTACATCATTTGTAAGATGTAATTTGTAAGATGTAATACATACCTGTAGTAGATGATGATAGCAATTACAACAGTGATTAGGATGATAGAGACAACACCCACAATGAGTCCAGCATTGTTAGATGTTGACTGCCTAGGCAGGACGGGGTCTTTGTCTTTGAATATTGGGCTAGTGATGGGGATGTCACACATGTCTCCTGATGAAGAAAAGAGCCCATAGTTGTCAGTCAGTAATTCCACTCTGTCTTCTTCCAAACAATAGCCCTAATCATATAAGCTATGTGATGTGTATATCAATCCCAATAACCTTCATATTCCATTCTGGCTCAGGTCATCATCATAAAATGCAGATTCCACGTTAATATGGGTCAACCTTCTTTTCACCTGATGAAAGTTTACAGTCACACAGTCAATTGGAACTTATCTTTCTAAATTCCATCAGGAGTTCATCCTAAGGTTTCTTTGGTTTATGTATTGACTATTATTCTACATATTTaacacattaatttttctttttgtttttgttgttccaCTGATATTctcatttccatattttctttctaattccTCACTTGCATGGTAATTTTTCACAGTCGCATTGCACACAAAGTCACTGCTGTGAATGTGGGCAACAACAGACTGTAGGTAACCATATGTTAAATCTAGTAAGAATTAAGCAGTTCCTGCAGAGATACCACATTGTAAATCTGATCTTTGTATTATTTCTGAATTGGGCAGGGCAAACCATGTGTTATGAACCTTAATTTAATATGAACTTTAATTTAATACTTTCAAACTCAATTTCCTCACCTATCTGCTTGATAAAACCTTCCAGACACCTATCCCTCTTCTGCAATGGCACTCAACTTTTCTCTTCTGTACACAACATGAATTGGACATCTCTTTTCATAAATCTCTATTGGAAATCTTGTATCTCACCATTTGCTAAAACAGCATATTGTCTCTGCTAAATTTTGTTCTCAGATCCTGACAGGGACACTTTCTATCTTGTATGGAGTATAGCACCCCAAACATGGAGGTTCTGGTCTTATAGCATTAGCACTCTTCCCAGTGGAGGACTCATATATAGCTGTTTTGAAACTGGGACTACATATGTGTTGATGCATCACTGTATATATGTTCACCCTCCTTTGACTACATGATTCACTTGGTATATATGTAGACACTTTCCTTTTGATGTATAATCTATGCAAATTATGTGCCAGACAGATAATAAATGAACATGAAGATAACAGTATACAGTATGACAATAAAGAACTTTCAAAAGAAAGCAGGGCACACAGAAAACTAGAACAGAAGAGGTAAAGAAGGTTTGTTTTTGTGGCTTAGGAAAGACAGGCATCCAAAAGAAATGAGTGGAGAATGTTGGAAAAataggatggtgatgatgatgcttcaACACTCACCTTCAAATCCATAGCGGCACTTACAACCTTGGACAGGATGGCAAATAGAGTTTTCTGTACTGCAGTTGCAAACATTGAAGCATTGACGACCAAAAGAACCTTCAGGGCAGGCTGAAATTCCAAGTTTTTACATGAAATCACAAAAATGACTGAGGGAATTATTGAACTAAGCAAAACAGTAttacatattttaattaattaatgtagatatataattttttgataaaattttttttcatggattaGGATACTTCTGTGTAAAATTATGTACAGAATCAATATTATTGATATGGTATAGTACTGATGAAGTGGCAAAGTGCTTAGCATGCTTAGTTAACATCTCAGAGGTCTACCAGATCTTTATTTTAACTATGATGTCTCTTCTCTGTACAAGACAGCTATGGCAGTTAAGTCACCCCCTAACTCCTGTCCATACATTTCATATTTCCAAATTTCCTTTTCTAATTTCTGTCAAATGTTGCGGTACTCTGCTTCACTAATCTTGATTGCTGGCATGCATcttacttgtttacttgtttaattTGGTCAtgtaaaatggagagaaaaaaaaaaaaaaaaaaaaaaaaaaaaaaaaaaaaaaaaagtaaattccaGTTTTAGGGTAATGGGATTTTCAAAGATCTATATATGGAAAACATGATTTTCAATAAAGATCAATGAATTACACTCACTTTGAGTGCATCCAAATCCCATCCATCCTGGCTTGCATTCACAGAAGCCATCACTTCCTCGACAAGATGCATGATTACGACAGTGACAGGTCTGAAGGCAGTTATAACCAAAACTTCCTGGAGGACAAGGCTGAGAACAGTCTGTTCCTCTCCAGCCTGGCAAACACAGACATTGACCTAAGGGAAAAGAGAACCAGTTTAATTGTGCAATAGTTAAAACTATTTCCAGACATTTCATCAATACTTAACAATATTCTAATTATGCTCTACACAATGTACAATACACTCACCTGTTTCATGATTGCATCCCGCCCCATTGCGACACTTGCAAGTATTAGCACAGCCAATTCCCCAGGTACCTGGTGCACATGTGCGGTCACAGCGAGGACCGTGCCATCCAGCCTTGCACACACAGGTCCCTAGCTGGGGGTGACATGTTCCATTTCCATGCACACAAGAAGGACAGTCCTGATTACAATTTACTCCATATTTTCCTGGCCGACAGGGAGTATTACAGTCGGCTCCATGCCATCCACGCTCACATACACATTTCCCTGTCTGAAGGTTGCAGGATCCATTGTTCTTGCAGTCGCATTTCTTTAAACATGATTCTCCATAGAGGCCACGAGGGCAGTGTGACTGACAACTGACACCTGAAGAGTAAAATATAAGGTATTAAGACATATAAATTCAGTATCAGCTAAAGGAAAAATTCAAATTATAAATACTATATCTCGATGGTAAGAAAGTACTGTATGTAAATCTAAAACCTCCTTTAAAAAGTAGGCAGACAGTCAATAATCAGGATGTCCTGATATGAAATTTTTTGTACATTTGATAATCCAAGCATTAAGAAATTTGAAAATTGACAAATCAGCATTGTGTAAGAAAATTGTTGTCCTACATTAAAATATCTTTCAAAGTAAATAtggtggtagatgaatgaaatagcattactagagtcaatagggagctttaacagattatacaaatttatggataaggatgataatTGGAAACAGGTGTGCATGCTTTATGCTGTACATGTGCAGGCTTGATAgcttttgcagcttcccttgttttgttatgttctcatgttcagTATGATGGCTGGGCATAAGACACCAGAAAAATTTTGCTGCCCTTTAATAGCAAACTTTGTTTTGGTTACTCAAGTTGTGTGACAGTACACTGGCataatcttttgttttatttttaaagaaacaataaaaagaaaatgatcttaattataattttcttgcTTATGCTGTATATTGGGAATTCCTCCAGGAGTAATATTTTCAAGCCTTTTCAGTGAGCAATGTCCTGCATATATTTGTTTGTCACTGCAACAACCTTCATCCAGCTTAAGTGATGAGAGTATTGAATATGTGTACAGGTTCCCctcaaaaaaattatattcccAAATGGGTGTTTTCTGCTGATCAGAAAGCTTAGATGGAATTGCTTTACAGGGCAGTACACAGATTATTAAGGTACTAAAAAGTTATGACTCGTTGCTAACAAAATAGTGTTATTTTAAGACAGTAAatgtttttaaattttttttagaaaaattACTCATGATCTGCTCAAGAAATATCAGAAAGGAGTTAATAATATTACAAGTTGAAAAGCTTCATCCACTTAGAATTTAATTCTGGCAGAAACAATCCCATTAAACCTATAAAAACATTACCTCTAAAGCCAGGCTTGCATATACACCTGCCAGTTTCAGCATCACAGCCTTCCACATGAGGCCCAACACAGGCACAGACATTCACACAAGCCATTCCATGATGTCCTTGTCTACaagttttttcacatttctctcCATAATGTCCAGGGCCACAGGTACACTCTCCTGTCACGGGATCACATGATCCATTGTTGAGACAGTCGCATGTTTTAGAACAATTCTCTCCATAACTTCCAAGTGGACAAGTGAGAGAGCACTGTTGTCCTTCCCATCCTGTAATTTCAATATTCATATAAATATTTGTTGTGGCATAATGATGATCAAAAATATTTTGATACTAAGAGGAGTAgtttaataataaatatttatcATGAATCAATAGTATAGCAAATTTTATGCCTCCTTACACATTTGTTTCCTTCAGTAAGAAAGTAAGACTAAAAATTCTTCTCTAAAAATAAGGGGAATAACAAATATGcagctacaactactactatatacAAAAGAGTTAGACTTATTATATCACCCTTAATTCCCTAAGAGATGTGACAACTGATaggtataaaaataattaaaagatgaAGGGATGGTAACTTCTCCAAGAACTCTATCTCTTGCAAAGTGGACAAATTCATATAGgataattttcttcacttttttcaatTATTCATGTTTCTACTTACCTGGTTTGCAGAAACACTTTCCTGACTCATGTGAACAGCCATATGAATTATCACACCGACAGTCAAGCTCACATTTTTGTCCGTATTTAAACTTTGGACAGTGTTCATCACATAGTGCCCCATGGTAGCCTgttaaatggaaaagagagagagaaatcatatGAGCTTTAATGCTTCATAATTTTTCAGTAACAATATCACATTATATGatttaaaatgagagagagagagagagagagagagagagagagagagagagagagagagagagagagagagagagagagagagagagagagagagagagagagagagagagagagagagagagagagagagagagagagagagagagtaacttcAAAATGATCAGAATCATTTTATGCATTAATTATGCAGATGAAGCTACAAACATTTTCTCACCTGGTGCACATATACAGGTGCCATCAACTGGATCGCAGAATGCTCCATTTCTACATTGACAACTTTGAGCACATTTCTCTCCATACTTGTAGAAAGGACATGCTCTTGTACAAGTCTCTCCTGCCCATCCAGCCTTACACTCACAGGCTCCAGTCCATGGATGACATCTGTTGacaagttaaaaataaatagtttGCTTAAACTTAGAGGGACTTAAAATGTGATTAATTTTTATTTGGGTATAAATTTAAAAGATTAAgtataaaataagtaaattaaactTGAAGGCAAGAAAAGATGAGTGCAGGAAATCCTCTCTATAAGATCATTAACTAAATTCACTACACCTAAAACACATGGCCAGTTTTATACAGTAAACCTTTTGTGTACAattttacttttccttaatTCTTGAGTCCAGTAACTACAGTGATGATTTCTTATAGCTTGTCATGATAACAGATGAGTGCTAAATAAAAAATTCTCACCTTTCAGTATTATCCTTTTCACATGAACAAATATGTGAACAGCCTGGACCATACTGGTTTGGTGGACAAGCAGGTATGGAACACTGAGTTCCCAGCCAACCTTCTTTGCAGAAACAACGGCCACTTATGTGTGAACATGTTGCTCCATTGTAACATGAACAAGTCTCCGTACAGTTTACACCATAGGTGCCTAGTGGACATTCATCTTGAcactgaaaacaaaattattaagtGTGAGTTTCAGTTGATCTGCAATGCACATCAGaattgggtaaaaaaaaaaaaaaaaaaaaaaaaaaaaaaaaaaaaaaaaaaaaaaagggtgtattttttttatattttttttgggaattttatttttttgtttattcctcctatttatatgtaaattagtttaaataagcaattaaaaagtaatctagagttaAATGAAAGGTCTGaagtttttttatgtagaagggggaccggataaaaaaaaaaaaaaaaaaaacgaacagagTCGAGAGTGGTAGTGAGAAATTacatgataagtgtcttgacacctccctcttgaaagagttcaagtcataggaaggtggaaatacggaagcaggtaAGGAGTTCCGGCATTTATcagaaaaaagggatgaatgattgagaatactacttaactcttgcattagagaagtggacataatagggttgaggtaaagaagaaagtcatgtgcagtgaggctgtggtaggaggggaggcatgcggtTAGCAAGATAACAAGAGCAGTTGGCATaaaaaaatagcggtagaagatagcaagtgatgcaacattgcggcaatgagagagaggctgaagacagtcagttagaggagagaagttaataagatgaaaagcttttgattccaccctgtctcaAAGAGCAGTATGCATGGAACCCACCCCCaaaacatgtaaagcatactccatacatggacggataaggcccctgtacagagttagcagctgggggggtgagaaaaactggtggagatgactcagaacacccaacttcacagaagttgttttagctagatgaaatgtgaagtttccagtttagattataagtaaaggacagactgaggatgttcagtgtagaagagggggacagttgtctggaaggttgtgctgaattgatagatggaggaattgagtttttgaggcattgaacaatactatgtttgctttgccccaatcagaattttcgagggatcagaagtcaggcctTCTGTGCTTCCCTgcaagaactgtttacttcctgaagggttggatgtctacgaaaagatgtgggaaagtgctgcaggatggaatcatcagtgtaggagtggataggacaagaagtttgatttagaagatcattgatgaataataggaagagagtagatgacaggacagaaccataaggaacaccactgttaatagatttagaagaacagtggccgtctaaaacagcagcaacaggatgatcagaaaggaaacttgagatgaagttaaagaaagaaggactgaagctgtaggagggtagtttggaaatcaaagctttgtgccagactctatcaaaagcttttgatttgtcTAAgtcaacaggaaaagtttcaccaaaacccctaaaagaggatgaccaagactcagtaaagaaacccagatcaccagtacagcggtcttgatggaacccatactggcgattagatgGGAGGTTGTGAacagatagatgtttaagaatcttcctgttgaggacagattcaaaactttagagaggcaggaaataaaagcaataggacgatagtttgagagactagaatggtcatcctttttaggaacaggtttaAATTTAGGCatacttccagcaagaaggaaaggtagatgttgatggaCAGAGgtggaagagtttgacttggcaa encodes:
- the LOC135103051 gene encoding protein draper-like isoform X4, with product MVEASCTGVHGNDVRVGQSTTTTTFTTTAAMAARMWMVWAVWAAAVVAVTWVPTVGATALRGPNVCNKQETYTSFVNVSYSKAYQVRTYTFCLSIPPKCSKYKIAYKTSFKRQSQTKTRTVNVCCSGYTRVPAEDRCMPICSQDCIHGICIKPDECRCEAGYSGPSCNITCPEGKWGVGCIHDCPCLHEGKCDPLYGNCSCHAGWIGPYCEEKCQEGYYGVDCKDRCRCQNGGTCDHVSGACRCPPGWTGPLCEKSCPEGTHGAACSSKCQCQNGGHCDPVTGKCQCPAGWTGDVCANPCPQGTWGYNCSEQCDCYNSATCDHKTGRCKCPSGYIGNKCQDECPLGTYGVNCTETCSCYNGATCSHISGRCFCKEGWLGTQCSIPACPPNQYGPGCSHICSCEKDNTERCHPWTGACECKAGWAGETCTRACPFYKYGEKCAQSCQCRNGAFCDPVDGTCICAPGYHGALCDEHCPKFKYGQKCELDCRCDNSYGCSHESGKCFCKPGWEGQQCSLTCPLGSYGENCSKTCDCLNNGSCDPVTGECTCGPGHYGEKCEKTCRQGHHGMACVNVCACVGPHVEGCDAETGRCICKPGFRGVSCQSHCPRGLYGESCLKKCDCKNNGSCNLQTGKCVCERGWHGADCNTPCRPGKYGVNCNQDCPSCVHGNGTCHPQLGTCVCKAGWHGPRCDRTCAPGTWGIGCANTCKCRNGAGCNHETGQCLCLPGWRGTDCSQPCPPGSFGYNCLQTCHCRNHASCRGSDGFCECKPGWMGFGCTQTCPEGSFGRQCFNVCNCSTENSICHPVQGCKCRYGFEGDMCDIPITSPIFKDKDPVLPRQSTSNNAGLIVGVVSIILITVVIAIIIYYRRRLVRLKRELAVVQYIADPAATERPRPSENRDSAKLRSSSTKLSQKSDQHHFDNPVYAYQSVSKSQPNLLENGAVGGHYDVPSTLQRQARVKALEADATNPNLNIYHSIESLKDNRLVEHVYDEIKQRPPPQKDPECEYDHLTYSRPLGEVKPHYYTMASQLHRSADQLAEEVLPNGKPAAGTSKKCHSPHSSSSSSNELNISRPEVNMDNTECQSQNASDVPKVSNLNVGASDDEYARLKVNNFDVSMDTGKHDAYAKFEEDFNKTLSSGIEDSDNSHMSVTETEVFSSEKDN